From one Plasmodium yoelii strain 17X genome assembly, chromosome: 12 genomic stretch:
- a CDS encoding PIR protein, with translation MDDTLCGQFDFVRKYLPDELSKEAEFELNDNESFKKYCPITDSGKNECNNDLDNFTAGFLWLLGECYSESTKKIYNENTINAFFLYMISWFSNKLKQKSIYNTTSLNDFYDTHVKNNDKYNSFTDPAYKISELKKFMDDRNDFLNINIEDLSKFYDVFNLLCKMHGNVTQNQKDDTLSNNAIDFVKKYQELNKVYGIIGEKPYNKIFSTLSTDYNNLKDKCTNCSSLPEITAKISALRSGYTSSSSIGNRLFTVLSIFGAIAFFLGISYKYSLFGFRKRFQKQKLREKIKNIKKKMNR, from the exons ATGGATGATACTCTA TGTGGACAATTTGATTTTGTGAGGAAGTATTTACCAGATGAATTAAGTAAAGAGGCAGAATTTGAACTTAATGATAATGAAAGtttcaaaaaatattgcCCTATTACAGATTCAGGAAAAAATGAATGCAATAATGATCTTGATAATTTTACGGCTGGATTTTTATGGTTACTTGGAGAATGTTATTCTGAAtccacaaaaaaaatttataatgaaaatactattaatgcattttttctatatatgaTTTCATGGTTTagtaataaattaaagcaaAAGTCAATTTACAATACCACCTCATTAAACGATTTTTATGATACTCATGTAAAgaataatgataaatataatagttTTACAGATCCTGCCTATAAAATTTCAGAACTTAAGAAATTCATGGATGACCGAAAtgattttttgaatattaatattgaagatctgtctaaattttatgatgtaTTCAACTTATTATGTAAAATGCATGGTAATGTTACACAGAATCAAAAAGACGACACATTGTCAAATAATGCTATtgattttgttaaaaaatatcaagaACTTAATAAAGTTTATGGTATTATTGGAGAAAAACcctataataaaatattttctactttatcaactgattataataatttaaaagataaatGTACAAATTGTTCATCCCTTCCAGAGATAACAGCAAAAATTTCTGCACTAAGATCTGGATAtacatcaagttcgtcgataggaAACAGACtatttacagttttatcgatatttggtgcaatagcattttttttaggaatttcttataag tattcgttatttggatttcggaaacgatttcaaaaacaaaaattaagagaaaaaataaaaaatataaagaagaaaatgaatcgttaa